The Drosophila biarmipes strain raj3 chromosome X, RU_DBia_V1.1, whole genome shotgun sequence genome includes the window taaatatattgaaaaccTTCATTAggtacaaaatatttagtttaagGAGATAAAAATCAAGGAAAATTCGGGATAGCAAGCTCTTAATTTGAGATCTTATACCTTGCTTTGTAGGTTAGTTTTCATATTTATCGGAACATCATTGTGTTTGtaccaaatattaaataaatatttaaacaatcttAACtggatacaaaatatttagtttgtggggataaaaatcaaatatattttgggaTATTTTAAATGGCAAGCTCTTAATTTGAGATCCTTATACATGGCCTTATGGGTTTGGTTTTATATTCATCAGAACTTTATTGTATTGACTagatattttgaaatactaaATTGAATGCAGTATATTTAGCTTGTAATGATAATTACCAACGATTTGGGATACATTTTTCCGACCCTCGACCAAGAGTTCAGCCCGTCTTTGTTTGTGAAGCTAAATATCCAGGATATTGTGAGCTATTTTAGCTGGCAGCCTTTGCTTTGGCATCCTGAACCTGCTTTAAAGTGCCTCGAAGGTCGCTCCCATGTTTATCTGACCTCCATTGTGCTCTCCCTATATACACACATTTTTGCGGGCTGGCTGCTGCGTGTGCCGGCGAGTGTGTGCCTTTGCGTAACCCTGGCTGTAGCCGCCAAAGCGACTGACAATGACCTTTGACATTTGCCACTCTAGACTGCACGGGCTTCGGCGCCGTGCTTCTGGTGTTTCAAACCACCATTCTGCAGTGTTTTAGCACTCGAACTGGCTTTTGCTGTTTATTCCAACCCTGTTCTACACACTTTCTCCCTCGCTTGCCGCCAATTTCACCCGCCTTGGCCGCACTTCCCGTGTggcaacacacacacataatTAGCCTTTGCCTCAAGAACTACTGGCCTTTAATTTCCACCAAATGGCCCAATGCGAATGTGGCGGCAACCGCAATCATAACTAACTCATTAGCACAGAAACTTTGCGCCCCCTGCCTGTTTTTTGAGGTCACATTTCGGGTTAGCCCACTGCCAGAGCCCCGGGGAGTGGGCGGGAGTTCGAGTTCCAGTGGAATGGAAAATGGGTTTTTCGCCTGGCATTTTATTGAGCTTGCCGTTGGCCGCTAATTCCGAAACAGTTAGCAGCCACTTAGGCATTTGTTTTCGCCCGTTCTGCCCGGCTTACGGCGGCTGGGGGCTTCTCTCTCCTCGGGCCATTGCATTTCTGACAGCTTTATGGAATTTGGCGTTAACTTGTTCGACAATTGGCAGCTGCACCAGGGGGGGAGCGGGGATAGGAGTGTAAAGTACTCTGCGAAATTGAGTTACCACTTGCAAGCCCCTTTAATATTAGATTATGACAGGGACGGAGGCATTGAACATTCAGCGATGTAAGCCAACTAAAAACCAACTCATGCCTTCCCTTCCCCTCTCCAATTTCAGGACATTGCGGCCTACATCAAGAAGGAGTTCGACAAAAAATACAACCCCACATGGCACTGCATTGTGGGCCGCAACTTTGGATCGTATGTCACCCACGAGACGCGCCACTTCATCTACTTCTATTTGGGCCAGGTGGCCATTTTACTGTTTAAGAGCGGTTAAAGTATTGTCGAGTCGGATGAAGTGGTGGTGAGGAGGCTGATGGAGATGCAGCAGCTGCGCcgccaacagcagcaggggcagcagtCGCATTTCGGGGCATCAGGGGACGAGGATCACGAGCagaaacaacagcaacaggcaCATAACCAACCACTACAACCAACACAGCACCACCAActacaaccacaacaacagcaacaacagcaacaacagcaacaacaacagaatcAACAACCACAAGAACGACACCAGCAGCAAAACGAACATCTCAAGGATGCGGAAATGATGACCGATAAGCCAgccgaggagcagcagcagcacgaaCACACGGAAGACTTGGACATGGAGCTAACCGACGATCAGGACACGGATGGCCAGGAGGCGGAGGCAGAAGGCGGCGGTGGCGAGGAGGATGAACGACAGGACCAGctggacgacgacgacgacgaggaggatgaTGACGACGATGGCACCATCGTCGAGGACAGCGATGCCACCAGCTGCAGCAGTTGTCGCCGTGCCGaactggaggaggagcaggagcaaccgccgccgccgccctccGATGAAGACGTCGCCTAGGTCCATGCCCGGGATCACAACTCTTCCCCCAAATAACGATACGATACACACGCACCATTTCAAGGCACGTCTAGCCAATGCAAGGAATACCTGTTCGTTGGTGGTATTCCTTGCATTCAACGCCCCGCTGGATGACTCGCAGAAAGCCAGAAAGCAACCAGAAGATCGAAAAGCATGTTCTATACCAAGCGCTACTATAGTTCACACACAGTATTGTACACACACGACACAAGCACTCTTGTAGGGAAGCATGAGAACCAACGCTGTTTAGTTTCGAACTCATCATTTCCCCCATCCGCCAACTTCGGTTTGTCAGtggacacacacacacagtatGGCCTGGCAGCAACCATTTGTGATTTGGATTGGAACTTATGTTGAAATTcctcattttattttcccttggCCGCGGACGTACGATGTGCTGGCGCTTTGTTTGGCCCTATACTTTACCTATGAAACCTGCAAATGCGTAATTAAACAATTGTTAACTAGAAATTAACCAAAACCGAACCATGTCTTgtgtttatttgtattatttctcATGATTTGTATGATTTCATTGCGAAATTCGTTGGCGCTTTGCGGAGGCAAGAGccgcacacccacacccacccacacacacccacacacacactccacATAGCACAGGCAACAACCACCACTACAGCCGAACGAGCAAagcaaagtaaacaaaaataaggCAAAACTAAAGAAATTGTAAGGAAAACTCACATATTTTTCTGTCGAATGGATTATTTATGTGTATTGAACCCTCTCAACACGTGTAAGCGGAAACCAAGcagaaaatataagaaaaaaaatagtataatGTGAAATTTGCATACACACCAtgccacacacccacacagacACACTCAGCACACCTAATAGATACACGGAAGAAAATGTCTTGAACTTGGAATGCTTCCCCGTAAAATGGTAGATTAAACCTTATTCCActgttttaaacataaaaatatattgcttTTGAATAGTTGTGTGCTTtctaaattacattttaataccTCTATGGTTTCTTAATTGTATGAGAGcatttcttgtttaatatattttgaagtATCGTTTGTACTTTTGACATAGAACAAATTTGAAATAGCCAAGACAGACGATCGATCAGAGTCGCTGCTTTTCGCAGAATTTAAGACCTTTAATTAGAGCTGCTcttttctctctgtgtgcCCAGGCGATGTGTTATTCATTGCCCACGAGCTGGGCGAATCGGTGTGTGTTTGGACAGGGATTTTCCCAGCCCACCTACCCAAAAAGCACTCCCACTCTCGCCTATTTTCCAGTCAAATCCCTTAGCTTTCCCCTGGATTTTTGCTAGCCCACAAGAACAAttcgaaacaagaaaaaactacAAGATACCAGATACCAGATACAAGATGCAATTGCAACCGCAGCAAATTGCAAGCAAATCGAATattgtgtgtgtatgtgtataTGTATTGTCCATCCACAGCAGCAAAGTAGGCAACACAAATGTTGTAGAAACTGCAAGCAGTAGTAAAACaaggaaaagccaaaaaaagcGAGGAAAGCGAAGAAAGCAATCGCAAGCAAACCGAAAAATCCGAGTAAAGCTAATAATTATCATCTTGTCGTTTATATAAATGTGTGCTATGTGTTTTCTTCAAGGCAGCAAGGATTGCGGAGAGATGAAGTCCGAGGgagcgaaaaaataaatatatatatattcgtgcaagaaatacaaaataaagtaAACATTGGTGTAAATTAAGCAAGAACTTAAGTAAAACCtactaaaaaccaaaaatgaagCTTAATACGTAATTTcctaacaacaacaacaacaactgcagACATTTGCATATGCAGCACCCACACACACGTACATTTACCGTTActttccacacacacacacacacatgcagcaCCCCTTTCTCTCTTTGGCTATTGCGTTTTAGATTATTGCTCAGCACGTTTTTGCGTAGACAACCTTTTGTGCTAACGGTAAGATACGACCTCCTCTCTCTCACCCACACACGCCCACACCCctcccacgcacacacacacacacactcacacactcacacactctcGCACTCACAAGAAGTCGAAAAACGGGAATTTTTTTCTTGAGAATCGGAATGGCGTATTTCTAACGGGAAAGCAAACAcaagccacacacacacacgaggACTTCTAATAAGtgtttatatatacaaatatatatatatatgtatacatatgaaaacaaaacaaaaacaaggatAAAAGAGCAtaattttttgtcacaatgcaaaatatttgtgtgagaaaccaatttttgatGTAACAGAAAAACGGAAAACCAGAAAAACGCGCGGAAAATTATTAAGTGTAACGGTAGCGGAGCAAACGAGCAGAGAAAGTGAAAATTGACATtcaccccccccccccccccctcaGTTTTTCCATCAATCAATTGTccattttctcattttccGTTAGTAACTTTGAGAACTCAAATCTTTTAGCTGCCATTTCTGACTAAAAAAGGTGCAAGAAAAACCGAACCAACAAAAACTAGTTTAACAACTTAGTTCGTAAACCTCTTATTTCGTTAAATCCTACTTTGTCTACTTCTGTTTAACCGTCTTTTTTgtgcaaaaaacaaacattgctTAAGTTTTTGTAAGAGATTAGTAAATTACGGAGGTCGATCGCGAGTGCGGATTTGCGGAGGCGATTTCAAGTAACAATACGAGTAAGAAAAGAGAAAGCAAGCAAAACCAAATGAGATCTTCAATGTGAAATAAAAGTACTTCTTTGAAACCAGGGGTGCGTATAATTTCCCCTTTTCTGGGGGCGGTGCTGGGCTGCAAATGCGGAGCAGTAAGTCGGAAATATCATAAATACTTACTTGGCTCTTGCAATGGCACAAAACACATATTTAAACCATTAGCTAAGATTTCTGGTGATCCTGgttattttttagtgttttgGTATTTTCAGTAGGGTGGCTTGGATTTTTAATCGTAAGAAAAATCAATTCTGGCTTCAATTTTCACCGGCAGGTGGAGCCAGTTCGGAAAACAGGAAGCGGAAATGCGACTGCTTCGATCTTAAAAGTTTCCAGTCCAAGacaattttcattaattttgaatttgaatggCCGTTAAGTGATCGATAATAGCCGCTAGCACATCGATAGCGATACAAACTGATAAGTATTCCCAGTATTTTAAGTTTTGAAACATCGAATGTTACGACTTATATCGATAGCTAATGTAAAACGATGCGTGGTGTAAAACGTAAGGCAACTGTTAAGACCTTAACAGCCCACGTAAGCCTACCTACGGTAGGGCTGTTGCCAAATCGATTGACCGGCCAACACCGATTATTTTGCTGGAACGTAACGCACGTAAGCCACGTAGTGCGAATAGCGGGAATAGGGATGGGCAAGCATCGATTGGCCCTCCAGCGACGTTGCCGATTCGCCAGCCCTGCGTTGTTGTGCAATATTTTAGTGATAAACCAATCTCGCTATTTTCCGCGACTGCCCAGCTTACAACGACGCGCGGCGCTGAGACGGAGACCCGACGACGAACAGCCTGCGATTACAACAGAGCCGCACCATCCCCAGCCACAGCCCACAGCCCACAGTCCAGCCAGTCGAGCCACAACAACACAGCGAGAATGTTGCGTACTCTGTCGCGCGCCAGCGAGCTGCCCCTCATTGTTAAGCAACTGCAGAAGGTACGTAATCCCCCgccctccccctcccccacTAACATTCCGCACTTGTACCACTGACCACTAACCGAAATGTGCCCACTGCTGGAACCACAAAGCGCTGCCctaacaacagcagcagcggcggcgccAGGGGAAGTGGCAGATACTCATCGTCGTTTTTCGGTCTCTTCCAGAATGCAGCGCAGGCCGGAGTGTCGAGGAGCAACAACTATGCCACGGAGGCCACCGTGCAAGTGAACCGGGTGAGTGCTGTGCGGGAAGGGGGGTGGCAAGGCGGCAAGGCGGCAAGGTGGCAAGGTCGCACGGTGGCGTTACATAATGGGCAACGGCGAACAGGGGGCCCCGGGCCCCATGCGCGCATGCAGGGTTGCATTCGCGTGGTTCTCCCGTCCGCCCGTCCGcccgtccgcctgtccgttcCCGATACGGACAAGGTCACGGAGTAGTTTGTAACTTTCCGTCTCCCACGCTCTTTATCGCCGTCTGCGCTTTGCGTGGCCGCCGCGTGACTGTTCACGCACTGTAGGGCACATAAATCACCTTATCAGCGGTTTCCCGGTTCGCGGCCGCCTCTCTGTTTACCTCGATTCTCACGCCATCAGTGGGCCAAACATGACGAAGGGACGCTTTTGATCTTGAAAGGTCTGCTTCCAAACGTCAGTGCTCTGATCTGCCAATCAGTATCTCGTGGATGGAAAACTTACAATATTTGATGTTGAATCGATGGCACATATATCTTCActagataataaaatattaggtGCGTAAAGATTAATGAAGACAAGATATCTCCCGGGAACCCCTGACTTTTCGAAAATTTCATTCTAGTCATCGAAAAATGTGAGAAAATTATGATCTTGTTCTGTAGTTTTTGCAAATATCACTACTTTGTGGTGCCTAAAAGTTCTTTGAGAAAGAAAACTCACAATTTCGGGTTTTGAATTGTGATCTCGTAAAGCGTTCTTCGCAGTACCACTACTCTGAAGGGCCATTCCGTATCTTCAGGATGGAGATCtttaaaaaacctaaaatGGTTGACTTTGATGTTTATGGCTTAAGAAAATACAAATCAGTCTCTTCAGGATAGATTTTTTATGATCTATACATGGTCTGTTTTTACCAAATTGggttaattttgaaatataatgTGCATAACTTGAATAGAGATCCTTCTACCAGTACTTCAATGTACCATTCAGGCCCTTCTGGATATGAAACTTTACATTTTTGAgtttaaatatatcaaatatgCTTGTTTTTTAGCACATTAACCAAAAAACAGAacgttttattttgaaatggaGTGCGAAAAGATCAGATCTGATGGTATTTGGTTCATTGCTATGACATTAGGTATGTAAATTCCGAAACCTTTTActtcattataaaatatagatTGCGTAAAAATCAGACAGAGCTGAGGAGTTATCAATTTATTATCTGTCTACGCATATCACCACGGTTTTCCACTAGCTTTTTATCAACCGCCTGTCAGCTGTTAATTAAATGAACCCACTTCAAAGAAACTCTGGTTTTCGTTGAGAAAATAGGGCGTAGATTATATTAGCTAAGTTCAGCCCTAGAAATAATTATTGAAGCGCACATATAATAACCCCAATGCCCTGCCCGCTCCCGACAGCCCTTCAAGCTGCACCGCCTGGACGAGGGACCCGCCACGGAAGTCAAGCTGACCAAGGACCAGGCCCTCAAGTACTACACACAGATGCAGACGATCCGTCGCCTGGAGACGGCCGCCGGCAATCTGTACAAGGAGAAGATCATCCGCGGCTTCTGCCACCTGTACTCCGGCCAGGAGGCCTGCGCCGTGGGCATGAAGGCGGCCATGCGGGATGTGGACAACATCATCTCGGCGTACCGGGTCCATGGCTGGACCTACCTGATGGGCGTCCCGCCCAGCGGCGTGCTGGCTGAGCTCACGGGTGTCCAGGGCGGCTGTGCCCGCGGCAAGGGCGGCTCCATGCACATGTATGCCCCCAATTTCTACGGCGGCAATGGCATCGTGGGTGCCCAGGTTCCCCTGGGTGCTGGCGTTGGGCTGGCCTGCAAGTACAAGGGCAACGGCGGCATGTGCCTGGCGCTCTACGGCGACGGTGCTGCCAACCAGGGCCAGGTGTTCGAGGCCTACAACATGGCCTACCTGTGGAAGCTGCCCGTGATCTTCGTCTGCGAGAACAACAACTACGGTATGGGATATACTTTTGGTTACTTTTGCGTAGATAATATCTCGAAAGACCCATATTAAGCCATGTTATCTTGTGATACCCAATAGGAATGGGCACCAGCGCGGAGCGTGCGTCCTGCAACACGGACTACTACACCCGCGGCGACGCCCTGCCCGGCATCTGGGTGGACGGCATGGACGTGCTGGCCGTGCGCAGCGCCACCGAGTTCGCCATCAACTATGTGAACACCCATGGACCTCTGGTGCTGGAGACGAACACCTACCGGTACTCCGGCCACTCGATGTCCGACCCGGGCACATCGTACCGCACGCGCGAGGAGATCCAGGAGGTGCGCCAGAAGCGCGATCCCATCACCTCCTTCAAGGAGCTGTGCATCGAGCTGGGTCTGATCACCGCCGACGAAGTCAAGGTGACTTGGATGGGGATTTTaaaaacgatccgaaacattCATTAATTATCATATACTTTAGGCCATCGATCTGAAGGTGCGCAAGGAGGTGGACGAGGCCACCGCCTTCGCCAAGTCCGACTCGGAGCTGGGCGTGAGCCACCTCTGGACGGACGTCTACTCGAACAACCTGGAACCCAAGCTGCGCGGCACCATCGCCTACGACATCGATCACATCCAGGAGCGCAAGGGCGTCAATCACTAAGTCAGTCGGGCCAACGAATCTGATTCGGGAACACTCACAGGAGACTCACACaaaatcgaaaacaaaaccaacAGGACACCACCACAACACCACAACAATCACAGACAGACACGAAGACACCACTCAGACACTTAGACACAAGCGAAATCTCTAGCTCTTAAGCCGAAAGTTGAATGATGAGAAGCCCGTAGACCGGACCCGGATGCGGATCCGAATTCGGACCCGAGGAGAACCCACAAGAAGCTTAGCTAATCGGAGCACTGCAACCACATCGTAGCGCACCACATTACTCTGGGGAACTGCATTGGATATTATATTGCGAACGTGTTCAATACGGATAAAGCGAGGTGTAAATTGTTGAAAATATACTTACCTAGAAAAATTTACCCGATGTAGTTGTAATTTTCGAACTAAAAGGAGCGAGCTGATACTAACTACCACTTTAGAACATAGTTTTCTTCTTAAAACCTGTGACTTCATGTAGTATTTGTTTGAAAGCCTTTGAAGTAATCTGTTTATTGTAGCAGTATTTTAGTTTCTCTGTATTGTAAGTAATGGTAGTTAAAAATAGCAAACAGATGTTTGAGGCATCTCTCTTTGTTTCCATCTCTTTCTGTTCTGTGAGTCTCATTTGCTTTCGTTGTCGTttcgtttttttatttagccTAGCAAACATTAGTTGCACTTATTTTGCAAAAACAAATCCAACTTTTAAGTGCCCCGCAGGGCACCGAGGCCAAGACCACGAAACTTGCGGACGAGGAGTGCAAGAAGGCGACCGGCGACTGCGAGGTGCAGCTGCAGGAGCTCAGCACGGACATATATGCATGCCAGGAACGTGGATGGCAAGGTTCGGTGCCGCTGGGCGAGATCACCAAAGTGCCGGTGGGGGCAGCGACTCATCTGGCCAATGCCAGGGAGAGGAAGGCAGCCCAGGAGGCCAAGGGTGCCAGGGAGGGCAAGGCTGGCCAGAAGGCCAGGGACTCCGAGGACTCCAAGGCTGCTAAGGATGCCAAAGGAGGAAGTGACTGGGTGACTAAAAGGTAAGCCACCTGCCACTGAGGCCCCACTGAAGCTCCTCCTGCTAAATACCCAGTCGCCCCCAAAAAGTACTGGCCCATTGGAGTTCTCCACCAAGCTTAAAGTTTGGCAAGGGCTTTAGTTGATTTCTAAACCACAAAAATGCGTTCTAAAAAGTTATAACACACAAAAGAAAATAGTTATGAATCACAATAGAAAGTAGCTCAATTATtgcatttttcaaatatttccttCGCTCTACTTAGAATATCGGAATGTAAAGTCAATTTTAaggcatttaaataataagcaTTATTGAATgtgttttgttaaatttattacatttgcttAGGGCAGAACTCGGTGACGATATCTTCAAAGACTTGCAATGAATTTGGCCGTTTGTGCCCCGCTGTTTTTCATTTATTCGCCTGGACCAGTATTTCCGAGCTTTTAGCCTTGAGTTCCtatctttttatacccttgcagagggtatatatactcttgatcagcgtcacaagacgagtcgatctagccatgtccgactgtccgtccgtctgtccgtccgtttgtccgtccgtttctacgcaaactagtttctcagttttaaagctatcgagctgAAATCTTCCCAAAAGTcctctttctattgcaggtagtatataagtcggaaacagcctaatcggaaaactatatcttatagctcccataggaactatcgggggaggaaaaaaattgaaaaaattatatctttggtgttttttaacatatacctttctttgctttggggctttttgacattatatcttataatattgggaatatacatttttatatttttaagaattttgaattcaatttaataaaattattgattactttttacaactgcaagggtatacaaacttcggcttgccgaaggtAACTTCCTTTCCTGTTATTCATtcaattagttctgaattttaaatttaatttcgtcAAACTCAGACGACTAGCTGttataggaatgatcggaaaattggtgggaaaataatgtgaaaaaatTGAAGCTATACTGTTGGGAATATagtgttttgtatttttaggtTTTGAATTaggtttaaattttaattcttaaacatttaacaTAGTATTATCAACGTTGGTTATTTCTTAAAGCAGCCAGATATAGAAACTTCggcttcttttttgttttaaattatttttttaagaatgtaTCCCAAAGATGATAAGTAcctacaactttttttttaaactatttttttaatttatctcaAAGATGTATCTGAAAGATGTATCTGAAAGATGTATCTGAAAGATGTATCTGAAAGATATATCTCAAAGACGTATCTCAAAGATGTATCTCAAAGATGTATCTCAAAGACGTATCTCAAAGATGATAAGTACTAACAGTTAAAACCCCATCTCCACCTGCGAGAGGTGGCCATTTCTTGGTATCACCCGTTCCTCGCTTTTAGCTGTTAATTAAGCGGATCCGAGCTGAGGAGATCAGAACGATCCACTCACGTACCATTCGCCCAAATGGCGCTCGTGTCGCCGGCGGAACGATGCAGATACTTCCCTACTTCTGCTTGTTTTCCCAGTTGCGAGACGCGACGAGGCCCACGCGCTGCTCGGCGCCCTCTCTCTCGCACACCTGCCGCCGTCCGGCCTGGTGTCCGCTGTGGCCGGTCGGGGGATTCAGTCTCCGCGCGATGCTCTGGCGCTGATCTTCGCCGATCCCATCcaatccgatccgatccgatccgatcctcTCTCTACTCAAGTTTCGGG containing:
- the LOC108021951 gene encoding dynein light chain 1, cytoplasmic, with the protein product MSDRKAVIKNADMSEEMQQDAVDCATQALEKYNIEKDIAAYIKKEFDKKYNPTWHCIVGRNFGSYVTHETRHFIYFYLGQVAILLFKSG
- the LOC108021968 gene encoding pyruvate dehydrogenase E1 component subunit alpha, mitochondrial; the encoded protein is MLRTLSRASELPLIVKQLQKNAAQAGVSRSNNYATEATVQVNRPFKLHRLDEGPATEVKLTKDQALKYYTQMQTIRRLETAAGNLYKEKIIRGFCHLYSGQEACAVGMKAAMRDVDNIISAYRVHGWTYLMGVPPSGVLAELTGVQGGCARGKGGSMHMYAPNFYGGNGIVGAQVPLGAGVGLACKYKGNGGMCLALYGDGAANQGQVFEAYNMAYLWKLPVIFVCENNNYGMGTSAERASCNTDYYTRGDALPGIWVDGMDVLAVRSATEFAINYVNTHGPLVLETNTYRYSGHSMSDPGTSYRTREEIQEVRQKRDPITSFKELCIELGLITADEVKAIDLKVRKEVDEATAFAKSDSELGVSHLWTDVYSNNLEPKLRGTIAYDIDHIQERKGVNH
- the LOC108021950 gene encoding probable serine/threonine-protein kinase fhkB, giving the protein MEMQQLRRQQQQGQQSHFGASGDEDHEQKQQQQAHNQPLQPTQHHQLQPQQQQQQQQQQQQQNQQPQERHQQQNEHLKDAEMMTDKPAEEQQQHEHTEDLDMELTDDQDTDGQEAEAEGGGGEEDERQDQLDDDDDEEDDDDDGTIVEDSDATSCSSCRRAELEEEQEQPPPPPSDEDVA